The following DNA comes from Mycolicibacterium aromaticivorans JS19b1 = JCM 16368.
TCCGGACGTCGCCGACATCGCAGCGAAGGTCACCGCACGAACCAGGGCGATCGTCATCATCAACCCGAACAATCCGACCGGCGCGGTGTACCCATCCGAGGTGCTGACCGGCATTCTCGACGTCGCTCGCGAGCACAACCTGATCGTCTGTTCCGACGAGATCTACGACAAGATCCTCTACGACGACGCCGTTCACACCACGACGGCCTCGTTGGCACCGGATCTGCTGTGCCTGACTTTCAACGGCCTGTCAAAGGCTTACCGCTGCGCTGGATTTCGCGCAGGTTGGCTCGCGGTATCGGGGCCGACGGATCATGCGGTGAGCTACCTCGACGGACTGACCACCGTCGCCGGTCTACGCCGATGCGCGAATGTGCCCGGCCAGCAAGCGATTCAGATCGCACTGGAGGCCGATGGGTCCGACCACGACCTCACGCTGCCGGTCGGCGCGCTGCGCCAGCAACGCGACCGCGCCTGGGCGACACTCAACTCCATTCCCGGCGTGTCGTGCGTCAAACCCCGAGGTGCGCTCTATGCGTTCCCGAAAATCGACCTCAACGTGTATCCGATCCGCGACGACGAGCAGTTCGCGTTGGACCTGCTACTGCAGGAGAAGATCCACATCATTCCCGG
Coding sequences within:
- a CDS encoding pyridoxal phosphate-dependent aminotransferase, whose protein sequence is MKFAQSSRLSNLSHEAPGPIAEQVSRLEAAGHRVMRLDTGDPFPFGFEAPAELVRHIAEALPNSAGYSPTKGLLPARNAVVQYYSLRDVPGIDVEHVFLGNGASELIVMAMTALLDERDEVLVPAPDFPVWTAAVNVNGGRAVHYRCDESSDWYPDVADIAAKVTARTRAIVIINPNNPTGAVYPSEVLTGILDVAREHNLIVCSDEIYDKILYDDAVHTTTASLAPDLLCLTFNGLSKAYRCAGFRAGWLAVSGPTDHAVSYLDGLTTVAGLRRCANVPGQQAIQIALEADGSDHDLTLPVGALRQQRDRAWATLNSIPGVSCVKPRGALYAFPKIDLNVYPIRDDEQFALDLLLQEKIHIIPGTGLSWPDPDHVRIVMLPRADELEATIGTIGQFLATYRQ